From Lewinellaceae bacterium:
TTTTACCCGGAAGAGCCAGTGGCGAAGACGGGGAAGGAGCGAGTGAGTGAATGGGTTTTCTAAAGAATAAGGCACGAGGAAAGAATAAAGTGTTCAATTATGGGGCAGTAATTTTTGTGCCAGGCAAGGCGCGAAGAATGAGGATAGCCAAAGCTACCTGAGTGATGAGCAACGCAGCATGGCGCAAAAAGGACAAGCCAGAATGGACAGTTTATTCTTTCGTCGTGCCTAAAAGAGGGGTGGACATAATAGGTTTTACACATAAATTCCACCCCCCGACCCCGCCAGCGGGGGAGGCCGCACCGCTAAACTCGGGAAAATGTCCCCCGCTGGCGGGGGTTAGGGGGTGGATCAAAGCCCTAAGTGGGCATTGCCCACTCCTCAAAGAATAAAAAGAAATCATCATGTTCAAGATACTCAAATACAGTTTTTTCGATTTGACGCGCAGCCGCTGGCTGTACATTTACGGCGCTTTTTACTTTTTGCTTACGGTGTCGCTGCTGTGGCTGGGCGGAGGGCTGTCGAAGGCCATCATCAGCCTGATGAACATCATTCTGGTGCTGGTGCCGCTCATTGCCACCATGTTTGGAGTAATGTATTATTACAACTCCCGGGAATTCGCCGAACTGCTGCTGGCGCAGCCCATAAGGCGCAGCCATATTTTTTTCGGGCAATACCTGGGGGTGGCCTGTTCGCTGGCCATCAGCCTGCTGCTGGGGGTGGGGTTGCCCTTTGTACTGTACGGCATTTTTAGTTCCGGAGAAATCTGGAACTTCAGCATGTTGTTGCTGGTAGGGCTCTTCCTGTCCTTCATTTTTTCGGCCATCGCTTTTTTCATTGCCCTGCGGAACGAGAACCGGATCAAGGGGTTCGGGCTGGCTATCCTGGTGTGGCTGTTCTTCGCCGTCATTTACGACGGTTTGTTCCTGCTTGCCCTCTCGATGTTCAGCGATTACCCCCTGGAGAGCTTTGCCATCGGCGCCTCCCTGTTCAATCCGATTGACCTGTCACGCATCCTCATCCTGCTGAAGCTCGACATTTCGGCCCTGATGGGGTACACCGGGGCAGTTATTCAGAATTTTATGGGCACTGTACTGGGCATGGCCTGCTCCCTGGGCGTCCTGGCGCTGTGGGTTTTGCTGCCGGCCTGGGGCATCCGGTGGGTAGCCGTGCGGAAGGACTTTTAACCCCGGCTCGACAAGTTTCTGAGAGCCTCCATTGAGATAAACCAGGCTTGACAAGTCCCCATTGAGATAACTTGTTAAGCCTAAACATAACTAAACAACATCAACTATGATAGATCAAAAAGAAATTCAAACCAAGACAGTAGGCGATTTAGTCGCCAAAGATTACCGGGCGGCAGGCGTATTCAAGCAATACGGCATCGACTTTTGCTGCGGCGGCAAAAAGACCGTAGCGGAAGTGTGCAACCAAAAGGGCGTGCCCATGGCGGAGCTGGAAGAAAAGCTCGCTCACCTGGAGGGACGCCCGGCCCAGCAGCGCCTGCAGTTCAACGAGTGGGCCCTGCCTTTCCTCATCGATTACATCATCAACATTCATCATACCTACGTGCAGGAGAAACTGCCGCAGTTGTTGGAATACGCCCGGAAGGTAGCCAAAGTGCACGGCCATGCCTACCCGGAAACCATAACGATTGCCAATAAACTGGAGTCATTGGCGGAAGAATTGTTTGCGCATCTTAGGAAAGAGGAGCTCATTCTGTTTCCCTATGTGAAGGAGTTGTGGAAGGCCAAAGAGGCGGGAGAAACAGTAGCAGCTCCTCCTTTCCATTCTGCGCAAAACCCCATCCGGGCAATGGAGGCGGAACACGAATTTGCCGGAGCCACCATGGCGGAAATCCGGGAGTTGAGCCAGGATTTCACCCCGCCGGAAGGCGCCTGCAATACCTACCGGGTGCTGTACGCCCTGCTGGAGGAGTTCGAAGAGGACCTGCACCAACATGTGCACCTGGAAAACAATGTTCTGTTTCCGCAGGCGGTGGAGCTGGAAGGGAGCTTTTGAAACTGCAAAACCGCAAAACCGAAACACCGCAAAACCGTAAAACCGTAAAACCGCTCAAAAAGACGGCTAATGTGATCATTTGCCTAAACAAAGCAGTAGCTTTTTTTTCATCTTTGCACAACCGGCTACCTAATACTACTTTGTTATTTTAAAATTTAGTCGATTTGAGTACTGGAGCGCGGACCTCCAGGTCCGCGAAGGCTGCCTCAGGCAGCCCTTAAAAAGGCAACCGTTTACTAAAAACCTGCATGAAGCAGGTTTGCGCGGACCTGGAGGTCCGCGCTCCGGAACCTTCGGCTTCACCATGCTTTAAAGTAACAAAGTAGAACTAAATGTAGCCGGTCAAAACTCAACCATGATCCACAGGCCACTCGCCATACTACTGATCGGGGCGCTCCTGCTGCAAAGCGGCAGAGAAGCGGCGATCGGCCTATGGTTCTGGGCCAACCAGCAGTGGGTGGCCGAAGCCTACTGCATCAACAAGGACGAGCCGCTGCTGATGTGCCAGGGTAAATGCTACCTGCAAAAGGTGATCGAAACGGAGGCGTCCGAAGATTCGCCCGCTCCCGCGAAGATACCCGCTCCGGAAGAGCGGATGTCGTTCTATGCGCTGCTGTCCCCTCGTTTGTTAAAAGCCGGTTTTTCAGGAACGCCCCGTTCGGGGAATTCCCAATTCAGTTACCTGCCTCTTTATTCTGTTGAACTAACCGCTTCTCTTTTCCGCCCGCCCTGGGGGTAGGGTTCCCAATCTTTTTAAAAACACGCCTCTGCAGGGCAAATACGAAGGTGGACAGATTTAAATTAAGTTAGGATTGTCCTCCCCTGGGGGAGGTTAGGAGGGGGACTTTGGGGCAGAAACCTTTGAAAACTCCCCCCTCTAACTCCCCCCAAGGGGAGACAAACTTCTCCGATTTTGGAGTATGGGGCAAGGTTTATACGTAAACTAATTATGTCCACCTACTTATCAACTCAAAGCGACGCGGAAGGCTATCCCATCCTTCCGCCCGCCAATCTATTCCTGAGGTATCCCATAACTCAACAGAATTTTACGACAATGAAAAATACAACAGCTTTATTCATAGCTTTCATCCTCCCCTTCCTGGCCCATGGCCAAAAAACGATCTCCGGCACGGTAAAAGATACCGACACCCAAAAGCCGCTTAGTTTCGCCACGCTCGCTGTCGAAGGCTTTGCCTCCGGCGCCTATGCCGATGAACAGGGGCGGTTCGAACTGGAAGTTCCCGAAGAGGGCACTTATGCCATTATCGCACAACACCTTGGCTACGAGCCCCTGAAACGCCAGGTGGAAAAGGCTTCCGGCGACCTGCAGCTGGAACTCCGGAGCAAACCCATTCTCATCGAAAACATCCTCGTACAGGGCAGTAAAGTGGACAACGCCGCCCAGTCGGATGTCATCCTGGGCTTTGCCCGCCACGTCAGCCACCCCAAGGACGTAGGCGACCTTTTTAAGGACACCCCCGGTTTCGGCCTGGTGAAAAGAGGCGGCTACGCCATGGACCCCGTCTTCCGTTCCTTCCGCAACGAGCAGCTCAACGTGCAGTACGACGGCGGGGTGCAGGTGATGCACGCCTGCCCCAACCGCATGGACCCCATCACCACCCACGTAGCGCCGGAAGAAGTGGAACGGATCGAATTGATAAAGGGCCCCTTTAGCGTGCGTTACGGGCAAACCATGGGCGGCGTCATCAACATCATCACCCAGCAACCAGAACCCGCCGAAGCGTTCGCCATCGGCGGCGCCGTGGAGAGCGGTTATGAATCCAACGGCGACTCCAAACTGGCGCGGCTGACCCTCAACGGCGCCGGCAAAGGTTACGACTTCACCCTCAACGGCGGCACCCGCGACTTTGGCAACTACCAAAACGGCGACGGCCTGGAAATCCCCACCGCGTTCAAATCCTACGACTACGCCGCCAAGCTGGGTTTCCGCCCCTTCCAGGATCACCGCCTGCAACTGGGCTGGCGGCAATCGTTTGGCCGCGACATACTGCACGTGGGCCTGCCCATGGATACCCGGGAGGACAACAGCAGCGTACTGTCGCTCGACTACGTGGCGAAAAACATCAGCCCGAAACTGTATTCGGCTACTTTCAAAGCTTTTGTTTCGAGCGTAGACCACATCATGACCAACGAGCTGCGGCCCAACTTCATGATGGTGGACGCCCTGGCCACTGTCGATGCCCGGACCGTTGGCGGCAAACTGGAACTCTCCTGGCAGCCCGGCGCCCGCTCCCAACTCTACACCGGCATGGATTTCCGCGGCCTGGCCCGCGACGGCAGCCGCATCCGCCTGGTCAAGCGCAATATGATGACCGGCGAGCCGCTGGAGATGCCCATGCGGTTTGAAGACCTCATCTGGCAGGACGGCCGCCTGAATGACCTGGGCCTGTTTGCCGAATCACGCTACTTCCTGACGGAAAAACTCACGCTAACGGCAGGCGCCCGGCTGGACCGGGTGGAGGCAGAAGTGCTGAACCCTGCTCCCGATTTTTCCGAATTGTATCCGGGCCTGAAAAATGAAACGGAATGGAATGTCAGCGGCAACCTCTCGGCGGATTACCGCCTGGACCAACACTGGAGCACGCAGTTGGCCCTGGGCCGGGGCACCCGCACCGCCAGCATGGAAGAGCGTTTCATCAACCACTTCACCCTGGGCGCCGATGCCTACGAGTACGTCGGCAACCCCTTCCTCCGCCCGGAGGCCAACCACCAGGTGGAATGGAGCCTGAGCCGGCAATCGGAGCGCTTCGGCTTAACGCTGTCCGCTTTCTATTCCTACATTACGGACTACATCACCGCCGCCGTCGATTCCACGCTTGCCCGCAAGTACATGCCGATGGAACAGCCCCGGTTCTCCCGCCGTTTTCAGAATATCGACGCGGCTACTCAAAAAGGATTCGAGCTGGAAACCAGGGTGCAGTTGATGAAAAACCTCCAACTGTACGCCACCGCCGCCTACACCCGCGCCCGCAACCTCGATTGGGACGAACCCCTGCCGGAGATTCCGCCCTTCAGCGCCACTGCCGGGCTGAAGTACGAGCACGACCGCTACTCCATCAACTTTAAAGGCCGCTTTGCCGCCGATCAGGAACGGATCGCCGCCTCGTTTGACGAAACCAGGACGCCCGGCTTCAGCGTCTTTGACCTGCAGGGGCATATTGAGCCGATCAGGGGCCTCTCGGTTGGCGCTGCGGTGCTCAACCTCTTCGACCGCAACTACTACGAGCACCTGAACCGGGGGTATCGGAATATGCCGGAGCAGGGGCTGATTTATGAGCCGGGGAGGAATGTGACGGTGTTTGTGAGGTATGAGTTCTGAGGGGGAATGGAACGCGAATGACGCGGATTAGGCGGATCAACACAGATAAGGCTTTACGTTGGCCAATCCGCGAAAATCCGTCATATCCGCGTCATCCCTGCCTGCGATGTCGCGCATCGCGGCAGGCAGGCGCGTTCTATAAATCGCGAGGCAGGCACCTACATCTTCTTAATCCTATCCAGCAATTCTTTCGTTGCCGAATAATCCTCGCCGTCCTTTTTAGCCAGCTCGATGGCGTGTTCGGCGGCCTTTTTGGCTTTTTTCTTGTTGCCCGTTTTGTAGTACAGCGCGGCCAGGGTATCGTTATTGTAATAGCCATCCTCCATTTCTACCGATTGCTCCGCCCATTTGACCGCCTTTTCCAGCATTTTGACATCTTCTACATTTTCGTAGAAGGCCCAGGCTATGTTATTCAGCTCCATGGAGCTTTCGCTGCCATACTTATCGTAGTAGCCGGCGGCCGTTTCGGCAAATTTGTCCATCTGCCCCAGCATCCGAAAGTAATTCATGCGGAAGTTGGCGGACATCATGGGGGCGTCTTCCGGGAAAGCTTTCTGAAACTGGGCGTCTGCCTTCGCGAGGGTTTCCTCCGGCGTGCCGGCGGGGTCCAGGGAGCTGATGATCATCCGCTGGAGCTTTGTCAGGACGTTGCGTTCTCCGTACAATTCTTCGAAAGCGGGGCGGTTTTCCAGCATGTAGTCGAACAGTTTGGAGTCGGCGCTTTCTGCCGTTTCAAAGATGAGTTGCCTGGTTTCTTCGTCGCTCCAGTCTTCCTTGCTTTCCAGGTAGGCCTGCACGATTTCCCCGGCATCCGGAGACATAGCATTCATGGCGGCCATGGCGTAGTTGTGGAGGAATTCCGGGCTGCGGTCTCCTTGAGCGTAGCGGGCGGCCAGGGAGGACAGCCGGCGCGAGGGGTCGAGGGCGATTTCGCCCAGGCTGACAAACTGTTCGGCGCTCTGATAACCAACGCCACGGTGCACCAGTTCCCCGTCGCCATCGATGAACAAGAGCGTAGGATAAGCCTGCACTTCATATCTTTCCGCCAAATCCAGCCCTTCGCCGGCTTCCATGTCTATTTTGGCATTGATGAAGTTTTCGTTGTAAAACGCTCCGACGGAAGCTTCGGTGAATACGTCTTTAGACATCATCTTGCAGGGGCCGCACCAGGTGGTGTAGGCGTCCATGAAGATGAGTTTGTTCTCTGCTGAAGCTTTGGCCAGGATGCCTTCCCAGTTTTCTTTGGAAAACTCGATGCCTTCCTGAGCGAACAGGCTGCCGGAAAAAACCACAGCGGCCATCAATAAAAAGAATCTCATACAGTAGTTTTTTAAGGTAAATGATGATAGCTAATACGGCGGGAGGGCGGTAAAAATTGCATATCGGCATAGAAATAAGGCACGAGGAAAGAATAAAGTGTTCAATTATGGGGCAGTAATTTTTGTGCCAGGCAAGGCGCGAAGAATGAGGATAGCCAAAGCTACCTGAGTGATGAGCAACGCCGCATGGCGCAAAAAGGACAAGCCAGAATGGACAGTTTATTCTTTCGTCGTGCCTAAAGGGCTGTCTGTTGTTTGTTGATGGTTGCCGGTTGATGGTTCGGCAACTCAGCTGCCCCGGCAACGAACAACAAACAACAGTTAACAGTCAACAAACACCCCCCTTTTTCCCGATCACAACCCACTCTGCTGGATGAAGCGCTCTACCATCATCACGGACGCGGGCCCTTCGCTGCGCGCCAGTTCCAGCGACTTGTCGGCCGCTCTGCGGGATTCCTCCTGTTTGCCATTCATGTACAGGATTTGGGCATAGTTCAGGTAAAACTGGTACTGCTGCCCCTTTTCGGCGGCCTCCTGCGCCAGCTCTTCGGCCAGTTTCATGGCGCCGTTGTCCTTGCTGAATTGTTCGGCGATCTCGCCGGAAAGCTTGCTCAACTCGTCGGGGTTGCCGGCCGCCACTTTTTTGGCGTACTTCTTGCACGCTTTGGAAAAATTTTTGACATCGCCGGCATGGCGGTAGAAATCCATTTGAGAAGACAACTCGAAGGCTTCCGCCCGCGCCGGGTAGTGCCGCTTCATTTTGTCCACTGCTTCGTCGAGCAAATCTTCCATTCCAAACTCAATGGCCTTGCGGGCGGTGGCCTGGCAAGCGCTGTAAATCTGCTCCCGGACGGCCTCTTCCCCAACGAGCGCTTCGATCTCGCTGCGTTTGTCCATCATCATGGAGAAAATCTTTGAATCGGCCTCGATGGCCGCTTCCATGATGAAGCGCAGGTTGAACTCCGTGCTGAGGTCCTTCTGGTTGTCGATGTAATCGTTGGCGACCCGCAGGCTGGGTTTGCCGGCTTTGTTCAGCGCTCTGACGTATTTGTAGACCAGTTCCGGGTCGCGGTTGCCTTTTTCGTATTCCGCCTCGTATTCGGCGCTGTTGTCGGACAGGCCAAGCACTTTTTCGCCGAGCTGCAGGAAGCCTTCGACATTCTGAGCGCCGCGCACCTTATCCACCACTTCGCCGTCGCCGTTGATAAAAAAGAGGGTGGGGAAAGCCGACACCGGGTAGGTTTTGCGAAAAGTCAGCCCTTCTCCGGCTTCCATATCCAGTTTCATGTTGATAAAATGGCGGTTGAAGAATTCGCCGACTTTGTCATTGGGGAAGACTTCCCGCGCCATGCGCTTGCAGGGCCCGCACCAGGTAGCATAGGCATCGATGAAGATGATTTTTTCCTGTTGCTTCGCTTCCTGCAGGGCTTCTTCCCAGCTTCCGTGGAAAAATTCGATGCCCTGGCCAAAGCCCGGGCTTATAAACAGCACCATGAGTGCAATGAGTATCCGCAGTTTCATAACAACTTGTTAGTGGTAAAAAAATAATTCGCTTTTCCGGTTCGACGACAAAGATACAAGATTGGAATGGCTCTGCGCAACCCCGCAGGCACTTTGATTATTCATCATTCTGTTGCTGCCTGAATTCCTCCACCAGGTCATTCGCCGATTTTCCGCTCCTGGCCGCTTCCAGCAGGATCCGGGCGTCATTGGCAAGCGGATGTTTGGGGTACCGCGCCAGAAAGGCTTCGTATTGCTGCCGGGCGCGGGCAGTGTCCTGCAGGTTTTCGTCGAGGGTGAGGGCCTGCAGGAATAATGCATCCGGAGCTCGTTGGTAATTGTCGTAGCCCGCCGCGATGCTGCCCCACAATGCTGCCGATTTTTCAAAGTCCCCTATTCCCCGGGAGGCGCTGGCGGCCTGAAACAGGAATTTGGGGGTCAGGGTATCCTGCGGAAAACGCCGGGCGTATTCTTCGGCCCTGTCCGTCAGCGTGCGAACAGTTGCCGAGTCGACCCTCGGTTGATCCTTCTGTTCCTGCAGCGTTCCCTCCAGCGCGAGTAACAATTCCGTGAGCTTATCCTGGCTGAGGGGTTCTTCGGCTGCCGGCTCCGAACCACAGGAAGTTAGCAGGAGGCCGGACGCCAGAATAAGAAAGAATATCAAATTTTTCATAATCTGATTTTGTTTGTTTTAGTAGGCAAAAACTAAAAAGGAGCAAGGCCAGCCCTTCTACAAGAACATCTGCATTGATTTTAAGACCTCTTTAAAAACCGGCTCCTCCGGAATAACCAGCAGTTCTATCCCCAGTTCTTTAGCCAGTTGAGCCAGTGCCTGGCTGCCCATCACCGAACTGGCGCCAATCTGCTGGGGGATGTAACCCAGTTTGTGAATCTGTTTGAAAAAGGAGGCTTCCAGCTTTTCCATTCCATCTTCCGGGCCTAACATTTCAGTGCCCAGTATCATGCCGCTGGGATAGCTGACCCAAAGGGAAATTTTCGGGACGATGGGCAACCCCTTTTCTCCCTTCACCTGGCTTCGCATATATTGATGCATGAAAAGCAGGGCCCCAGGCTTCTGCTTCAGCTCTTTTTTTGCCTTTTTGACCAGGGCGGGCGTAGGCTTTATGCTGGGAAAAGGAGAAACCGTGTAAGCCTTGAATTTTTCATACTGATCCTCCCATTCCAGTTGGCCATCCTTTTGTTTTGAGGCTCTCAACAGCATTTTGCCTTCATTTCCATAGAGCAGGCCCTCATCCTCTTTGAATCGAACAGCCACCTCACAGGCCTGGCGCAGGGTGTGGGTCAACCGG
This genomic window contains:
- a CDS encoding thioredoxin family protein: MRFFLLMAAVVFSGSLFAQEGIEFSKENWEGILAKASAENKLIFMDAYTTWCGPCKMMSKDVFTEASVGAFYNENFINAKIDMEAGEGLDLAERYEVQAYPTLLFIDGDGELVHRGVGYQSAEQFVSLGEIALDPSRRLSSLAARYAQGDRSPEFLHNYAMAAMNAMSPDAGEIVQAYLESKEDWSDEETRQLIFETAESADSKLFDYMLENRPAFEELYGERNVLTKLQRMIISSLDPAGTPEETLAKADAQFQKAFPEDAPMMSANFRMNYFRMLGQMDKFAETAAGYYDKYGSESSMELNNIAWAFYENVEDVKMLEKAVKWAEQSVEMEDGYYNNDTLAALYYKTGNKKKAKKAAEHAIELAKKDGEDYSATKELLDRIKKM
- the ric gene encoding iron-sulfur cluster repair di-iron protein, encoding MIDQKEIQTKTVGDLVAKDYRAAGVFKQYGIDFCCGGKKTVAEVCNQKGVPMAELEEKLAHLEGRPAQQRLQFNEWALPFLIDYIINIHHTYVQEKLPQLLEYARKVAKVHGHAYPETITIANKLESLAEELFAHLRKEELILFPYVKELWKAKEAGETVAAPPFHSAQNPIRAMEAEHEFAGATMAEIRELSQDFTPPEGACNTYRVLYALLEEFEEDLHQHVHLENNVLFPQAVELEGSF
- a CDS encoding TonB-dependent receptor; translation: MKNTTALFIAFILPFLAHGQKTISGTVKDTDTQKPLSFATLAVEGFASGAYADEQGRFELEVPEEGTYAIIAQHLGYEPLKRQVEKASGDLQLELRSKPILIENILVQGSKVDNAAQSDVILGFARHVSHPKDVGDLFKDTPGFGLVKRGGYAMDPVFRSFRNEQLNVQYDGGVQVMHACPNRMDPITTHVAPEEVERIELIKGPFSVRYGQTMGGVINIITQQPEPAEAFAIGGAVESGYESNGDSKLARLTLNGAGKGYDFTLNGGTRDFGNYQNGDGLEIPTAFKSYDYAAKLGFRPFQDHRLQLGWRQSFGRDILHVGLPMDTREDNSSVLSLDYVAKNISPKLYSATFKAFVSSVDHIMTNELRPNFMMVDALATVDARTVGGKLELSWQPGARSQLYTGMDFRGLARDGSRIRLVKRNMMTGEPLEMPMRFEDLIWQDGRLNDLGLFAESRYFLTEKLTLTAGARLDRVEAEVLNPAPDFSELYPGLKNETEWNVSGNLSADYRLDQHWSTQLALGRGTRTASMEERFINHFTLGADAYEYVGNPFLRPEANHQVEWSLSRQSERFGLTLSAFYSYITDYITAAVDSTLARKYMPMEQPRFSRRFQNIDAATQKGFELETRVQLMKNLQLYATAAYTRARNLDWDEPLPEIPPFSATAGLKYEHDRYSINFKGRFAADQERIAASFDETRTPGFSVFDLQGHIEPIRGLSVGAAVLNLFDRNYYEHLNRGYRNMPEQGLIYEPGRNVTVFVRYEF
- a CDS encoding thioredoxin family protein, which produces MKLRILIALMVLFISPGFGQGIEFFHGSWEEALQEAKQQEKIIFIDAYATWCGPCKRMAREVFPNDKVGEFFNRHFINMKLDMEAGEGLTFRKTYPVSAFPTLFFINGDGEVVDKVRGAQNVEGFLQLGEKVLGLSDNSAEYEAEYEKGNRDPELVYKYVRALNKAGKPSLRVANDYIDNQKDLSTEFNLRFIMEAAIEADSKIFSMMMDKRSEIEALVGEEAVREQIYSACQATARKAIEFGMEDLLDEAVDKMKRHYPARAEAFELSSQMDFYRHAGDVKNFSKACKKYAKKVAAGNPDELSKLSGEIAEQFSKDNGAMKLAEELAQEAAEKGQQYQFYLNYAQILYMNGKQEESRRAADKSLELARSEGPASVMMVERFIQQSGL
- a CDS encoding ABC-2 transporter permease, whose translation is MFKILKYSFFDLTRSRWLYIYGAFYFLLTVSLLWLGGGLSKAIISLMNIILVLVPLIATMFGVMYYYNSREFAELLLAQPIRRSHIFFGQYLGVACSLAISLLLGVGLPFVLYGIFSSGEIWNFSMLLLVGLFLSFIFSAIAFFIALRNENRIKGFGLAILVWLFFAVIYDGLFLLALSMFSDYPLESFAIGASLFNPIDLSRILILLKLDISALMGYTGAVIQNFMGTVLGMACSLGVLALWVLLPAWGIRWVAVRKDF